In one window of Rhodoglobus vestalii DNA:
- a CDS encoding type IV secretory system conjugative DNA transfer family protein: MNTAKNWWVTPVLGLVAVILVINFACQAVTILVTTVICDSAAAPQSMFSGVGFVFFGDASSYVVDEGCTFPAGPARVAGIVVVVLCVLAVVAGIIMWFRYRQSDGYFIQQLRGREGFAKGSEINKYLSSKAVLKQVKTLRPNLHKPAATDVGWRVGRSSGIDVYVSIEDSVALEGAPRSGKGYRILISAILDWAGPLVTTSTTNDNLAATMRPRAERGRVTVFDPQQLSGVGSALRISPVTGCDDPLVADQRAQAIIAGTALGASQSNQEWAGAASSVLAQLLHAAAVSGGGVEQLYHWGSNPGLARAAVDILRTDGAPGWAESLNGVLGGDPKLLSSSWFGVSAAVRPLGIPSLREALSPKRGENFDADEFLSGENTLYLIGSSGGSGAMGGFLGALLDDVVETARRKALATPGSRLELPLGLILDEIANMFAWPALPRVMADGGGRGICTMVVLQALSQAETAWSKAEADTIWSAATAKILLGGASDISHLRDIEAILGTRQLKRSSYSYNQQGASTSNQLERVPLMTVDEIRRMPQSMGLLAYRNRRGALLDLRGWKDRADSKSISTGKRTTEAEQQEQFRTQFAKAAAVTAPIPDEADELDYEDTQN, encoded by the coding sequence ATGAACACCGCGAAGAACTGGTGGGTGACACCAGTTCTCGGACTGGTGGCCGTGATCCTAGTGATCAACTTCGCGTGCCAGGCGGTCACCATCCTCGTCACCACGGTGATTTGTGACAGCGCGGCAGCACCCCAGTCGATGTTCTCAGGTGTTGGATTCGTCTTCTTCGGCGACGCATCGAGCTACGTGGTCGACGAGGGCTGCACGTTCCCTGCAGGGCCGGCACGTGTCGCCGGGATCGTCGTAGTCGTTCTCTGTGTTTTGGCGGTAGTCGCCGGGATCATCATGTGGTTCAGATATCGCCAGTCGGATGGCTATTTCATCCAGCAGCTACGCGGCCGTGAAGGTTTCGCGAAGGGTAGCGAAATCAACAAGTACCTGTCGTCAAAGGCCGTACTGAAACAAGTGAAAACTCTCCGCCCAAATCTGCACAAGCCTGCCGCCACGGACGTGGGGTGGAGGGTCGGACGTTCGTCTGGCATAGACGTCTATGTGTCCATCGAAGACTCAGTGGCACTGGAAGGTGCACCCAGATCGGGAAAGGGCTATCGCATCCTGATCTCAGCGATCCTCGATTGGGCAGGTCCCCTCGTGACGACCTCGACGACCAACGACAACTTGGCGGCGACGATGCGGCCTCGCGCTGAGCGGGGCCGTGTGACGGTCTTCGACCCGCAGCAGCTGTCCGGTGTCGGTTCGGCTCTACGTATTTCGCCGGTCACCGGATGCGATGACCCGCTCGTTGCCGATCAACGCGCACAAGCGATCATCGCGGGAACTGCCCTCGGGGCCAGCCAATCGAACCAAGAATGGGCAGGCGCCGCTTCAAGCGTGCTGGCACAGCTGCTGCATGCCGCGGCTGTCTCAGGGGGCGGAGTCGAGCAGCTGTACCACTGGGGATCAAACCCCGGCCTAGCCCGAGCAGCGGTCGATATTCTTCGCACCGACGGCGCACCGGGGTGGGCTGAAAGCCTCAACGGTGTCCTCGGCGGCGACCCTAAGCTGCTGTCGTCATCATGGTTTGGGGTATCAGCCGCGGTTCGCCCGCTCGGAATCCCGAGCCTCAGAGAAGCCCTATCTCCGAAACGCGGGGAAAACTTTGATGCCGATGAATTCCTCTCCGGTGAAAACACCCTGTACCTCATCGGTTCCAGTGGTGGCTCGGGTGCGATGGGCGGCTTCCTCGGCGCCCTCTTGGACGACGTTGTTGAAACCGCCCGCCGCAAGGCATTAGCGACACCAGGCTCACGACTCGAACTGCCGTTGGGCCTGATCCTTGACGAGATCGCGAACATGTTCGCCTGGCCGGCACTGCCCCGAGTCATGGCTGATGGTGGCGGCCGCGGTATCTGCACGATGGTCGTCCTGCAGGCGCTCTCGCAAGCAGAAACAGCATGGTCGAAGGCCGAAGCAGACACGATCTGGTCCGCGGCTACCGCGAAGATCCTGCTCGGAGGCGCTTCAGATATTAGCCACCTCCGCGACATTGAAGCCATCCTCGGAACGCGACAGCTGAAGCGTTCCTCCTACAGCTACAACCAGCAAGGAGCCTCCACAAGCAACCAGCTCGAAAGAGTCCCGCTGATGACAGTTGACGAGATTCGCCGCATGCCACAATCCATGGGATTGCTGGCCTACCGTAACCGTCGCGGAGCACTCCTCGACCTACGCGGGTGGAAAGATCGCGCCGATAGCAAGAGCATCTCAACAGGCAAGCGCACGACCGAAGCAGAGCAGCAGGAGCAGTTCCGCACCCAGTTCGCGAAAGCTGCCGCTGTCACCGCTCCAATACCCGACGAAGCTGATGAACTCGACTACGAGGACACCCAGAACTGA
- a CDS encoding M23 family metallopeptidase: protein MAAPVVVKLAVSWGLKPALRLLVVGLAGTAGALLLSLPLFLGVVNATPATTPPDNATGGPLIVGEWGAPQSGYFETAAFGYPDRSDCFVCSEFHKGIDLSAGCGSPIYAAGPGTVTAAGWNSGGYGNWVNIDHGGGYVTVYGHMVDGGVLTTVGETVQAGDQIGIEGTTGLSSGCHLHFELDVNGRPVDPRPFMLQHGISL, encoded by the coding sequence ATGGCCGCACCTGTCGTCGTGAAGCTCGCCGTTTCATGGGGCCTGAAGCCCGCATTGCGGCTACTCGTAGTGGGCTTAGCGGGAACTGCTGGCGCGTTGTTGCTCTCGCTTCCGCTTTTCTTGGGAGTCGTCAACGCGACCCCCGCGACTACTCCGCCGGATAACGCCACTGGTGGGCCATTGATTGTGGGCGAGTGGGGCGCGCCCCAGAGCGGATATTTTGAGACGGCAGCATTCGGATACCCGGACCGCTCCGACTGCTTCGTGTGTTCCGAGTTTCACAAGGGGATCGATCTGTCTGCGGGTTGCGGCAGCCCTATCTACGCCGCTGGCCCTGGAACTGTCACCGCAGCCGGGTGGAACTCTGGCGGTTACGGCAACTGGGTCAACATCGATCACGGTGGCGGATACGTTACCGTCTACGGCCACATGGTCGATGGCGGCGTATTGACCACGGTCGGCGAGACCGTGCAAGCCGGCGATCAGATCGGCATCGAGGGCACAACCGGACTCTCCAGCGGTTGCCACCTGCACTTTGAGCTCGACGTCAACGGGCGGCCCGTTGATCCCCGTCCCTTCATGCTGCAGCACGGCATCTCCCTCTAA
- a CDS encoding helix-turn-helix domain-containing protein: MPDENYWMRFPQVLSVAEVAEITRVSSVTVWRLLNSSKIPAHRIADAWIIYKEEVQAWAESGAESSKVHSPTRFLEGYPEELTIEDLTVLLGKTQQTVYKWLAAGSLAPTGWRVGRKWLLHKSSFIVLLENSSNQHADFVGDGA, translated from the coding sequence ATGCCTGACGAGAATTATTGGATGCGGTTCCCTCAGGTGCTGAGCGTTGCAGAGGTCGCTGAGATCACTCGCGTCTCCAGCGTTACAGTCTGGCGGCTGCTCAATAGCAGCAAAATTCCCGCGCACCGCATCGCTGATGCGTGGATTATCTATAAAGAGGAGGTTCAGGCGTGGGCTGAGAGTGGCGCGGAATCATCGAAGGTGCATTCGCCGACTAGGTTCCTTGAGGGGTATCCCGAAGAACTTACAATCGAAGATTTGACTGTGTTGCTCGGCAAGACACAGCAAACGGTATATAAGTGGCTTGCAGCCGGGAGCCTTGCCCCAACGGGGTGGCGAGTCGGCCGGAAGTGGTTGCTCCACAAAAGCAGCTTTATCGTCCTCCTTGAGAACAGCAGCAACCAACATGCTGATTTCGTTGGCGACGGAGCGTGA
- a CDS encoding AAA family ATPase codes for MSTLEMTADVAANGTEATVSVAGKLTETVQYPREDQLRSGIIQRATEVAREHGTDVRLTSKQSNGVFSFLVSGDGRVSPDNTAKPQQHTTHVGPLRRTPPMTVEREEEATIAPEPEPTLEAKEEAPEEGRRSFLADDSAALPPASGWRGLITRTTGIKIAPSAAEQERLMNIRAVSQHWAGGRSIAVVNGKGGVGKTLTTAMLSAVFARHGGSGVIAWDNNDTRGTLGWRTERSSHNATIQDLGGVTERLMQPTATIGDLALYVHHQSADMYDVLRSNPKLLASDQRLTSGEFDALNEVIKKYSRMVIFDTGNDESSQRWLRMIDHCDQLVVPTSPSGEAAESAALLLEELSQRDERSAQLVKNAVVVVTVAERSTPATEVARIVAGFEKVAPRTIVIPFDPSLKSGALRFDSLKPATKNAWIAAGAAVAASLNEQEA; via the coding sequence ATGAGCACCCTCGAAATGACAGCCGACGTCGCCGCGAACGGAACCGAAGCCACCGTCAGCGTCGCCGGCAAACTGACCGAAACCGTCCAATACCCACGTGAGGACCAACTCCGCAGCGGCATCATCCAAAGAGCCACCGAAGTTGCCCGCGAGCACGGCACCGACGTTCGCCTGACCTCAAAACAATCCAACGGAGTCTTCAGCTTCTTAGTCTCCGGCGACGGACGCGTCAGCCCCGACAACACGGCCAAACCCCAACAGCACACCACCCACGTAGGGCCACTACGCAGAACCCCACCAATGACGGTGGAACGAGAAGAGGAAGCCACCATCGCCCCGGAACCCGAGCCGACCCTCGAGGCAAAGGAAGAAGCGCCCGAAGAAGGGCGCCGGTCGTTCCTCGCGGACGACAGTGCCGCCCTCCCACCAGCATCGGGGTGGCGCGGTCTGATCACGCGCACAACGGGCATCAAGATTGCCCCCTCCGCTGCAGAACAAGAGCGCCTGATGAATATCCGAGCCGTCAGCCAGCACTGGGCCGGCGGCCGCTCGATTGCCGTCGTCAACGGCAAAGGTGGAGTCGGCAAAACACTAACTACCGCGATGCTGTCGGCAGTTTTCGCCCGTCACGGTGGCTCAGGGGTAATCGCCTGGGACAACAATGACACTCGCGGAACACTCGGCTGGAGAACGGAACGCTCCAGCCACAACGCCACCATCCAAGACCTTGGCGGCGTCACCGAGCGGCTCATGCAGCCGACAGCGACCATCGGGGATCTCGCACTTTACGTTCACCACCAGAGCGCAGATATGTATGACGTGCTCCGCTCCAACCCCAAGCTGCTCGCCTCCGACCAACGGCTGACATCCGGTGAGTTCGATGCCCTGAACGAAGTCATCAAGAAGTACTCGCGGATGGTCATCTTCGACACAGGCAACGATGAATCGTCCCAGCGCTGGCTTCGGATGATCGACCACTGCGATCAGCTTGTAGTACCCACCAGCCCTTCGGGAGAAGCCGCTGAGTCCGCAGCACTGTTGCTCGAGGAACTAAGCCAGCGTGATGAGCGATCCGCACAGCTGGTTAAGAACGCGGTCGTCGTCGTTACCGTCGCTGAGCGCTCCACCCCGGCTACCGAGGTCGCACGGATCGTGGCCGGCTTCGAAAAAGTAGCACCCCGCACCATCGTGATTCCCTTCGACCCAAGTCTGAAATCGGGTGCGCTTCGCTTCGACAGCTTGAAGCCAGCCACTAAGAATGCATGGATCGCAGCAGGTGCGGCAGTCGCCGCCAGCCTGAACGAGCAGGAAGCATGA
- a CDS encoding SCO6880 family protein, with the protein MSSSNDVYNRPVRLSRRSSQGVFLGLDGWAFTTIAAALAIAVISTTRYGFVGFFASAIIWAPMGIASFIPIQGMPASKLAALWISKQVRHATGGTKTRFRPERPRVAATLNLPGKLANVQLWDSDDFTSAYNPGDRTVSITAELDVDGFLMMDNADRYDLSQQLASVLTSFTQRAGIKRVSMQERTMPTTIRPARQHFEDTLARRGTDGTTAVAENYRDVMDNAERFAVSHRNYLTLTLDLVVLQSQLKSLGGGKHAIQTLAKLEAGNVGAALAAANINVRRWLDSRQWAAMARTALDIASVPMIQDRSDEQVGVSVDAIGPMAFDEPKGNNGVVLAEGAWHSTMWIHEWPRSMAQVGFIEPIVFARDPATDDAISHIFTLVLTPVSVKAALKRIRTEKKVWRGNQRLKAKRNDSDSAEDRADWQALDDQEESIVQGHGEYRYGGYLTVSAPTEERLASGIAGIRNAMSRVGMEGQILYCQQAEALFINAMPLGTGLK; encoded by the coding sequence ATGTCCAGCAGCAACGACGTCTACAACCGGCCGGTGCGCCTGAGCCGCAGGTCGTCCCAAGGAGTCTTCCTCGGCCTCGACGGCTGGGCATTCACCACAATCGCAGCAGCGCTAGCGATCGCTGTCATCTCTACAACCCGCTACGGGTTCGTTGGGTTCTTCGCCAGCGCCATCATCTGGGCACCAATGGGGATAGCGTCATTTATCCCCATACAGGGAATGCCCGCATCGAAACTTGCTGCCCTCTGGATCTCCAAGCAAGTTAGGCACGCCACAGGTGGGACGAAGACCCGCTTCCGGCCTGAGCGGCCTCGCGTGGCCGCGACGCTGAATCTGCCGGGCAAGCTTGCAAACGTTCAACTGTGGGACTCAGACGACTTCACCTCGGCCTATAACCCTGGCGATCGAACTGTTTCGATTACCGCCGAGTTAGACGTTGACGGATTTCTGATGATGGACAATGCTGACCGGTACGACCTCTCGCAGCAACTCGCCTCAGTACTGACCTCGTTCACCCAGCGTGCCGGCATCAAGCGAGTCTCGATGCAAGAACGCACAATGCCGACCACAATTAGGCCGGCACGGCAGCATTTCGAAGACACGTTGGCCCGTCGGGGCACCGATGGCACGACCGCTGTCGCCGAGAACTACCGCGACGTGATGGACAACGCCGAACGCTTCGCCGTCTCACACCGTAACTACCTCACACTGACCCTCGACCTGGTCGTGCTGCAGTCGCAGCTGAAAAGCCTCGGAGGTGGCAAGCACGCTATTCAGACACTGGCCAAGCTCGAAGCAGGCAATGTTGGAGCGGCGCTAGCGGCCGCGAACATCAACGTCCGTCGTTGGCTCGACTCCCGCCAGTGGGCAGCGATGGCCCGAACCGCACTCGACATCGCTTCGGTACCGATGATCCAAGATCGCTCTGACGAGCAGGTCGGCGTCTCGGTCGACGCGATTGGGCCGATGGCGTTTGACGAACCTAAAGGCAACAACGGGGTCGTGCTCGCCGAAGGTGCATGGCACTCGACGATGTGGATCCACGAGTGGCCACGGAGCATGGCACAAGTCGGATTCATCGAACCCATCGTCTTCGCCCGCGACCCCGCTACCGACGATGCGATCAGCCACATCTTCACCCTCGTACTGACCCCAGTTTCCGTCAAGGCAGCCCTCAAGCGCATTCGCACAGAGAAAAAAGTGTGGCGTGGAAACCAACGCTTGAAAGCAAAACGCAACGACAGCGACTCCGCTGAGGATCGTGCTGACTGGCAGGCGCTGGATGACCAAGAGGAATCCATCGTCCAGGGCCACGGCGAATACCGCTATGGCGGCTACCTCACTGTGAGCGCCCCAACCGAGGAACGGCTCGCATCCGGTATCGCCGGCATCCGAAACGCGATGTCCCGTGTGGGCATGGAAGGCCAGATTCTTTACTGCCAGCAAGCAGAGGCACTGTTCATCAACGCGATGCCACTGGGAACGGGGCTGAAGTAA
- a CDS encoding AAA family ATPase, with protein sequence MRGGIARWKRGVASQGVRQALDYAFGGTCDSHITASAGAEAAAGYTDGMMERFVVEDGVTVSDSLSRDQLKAWIGGADPETGEHRGRELPSPEADLLLDATVNSPKSFSLAALMDDELAAEFEQLQDRLRDRVLLTWQSELNARRGAGGAIREELSRIEVVELKHERSRSLDPHKHRHLWLNMKVRGVDGRWSNVDSRVALRFQTVVNSEGDLAARTDPEWIAALAAKGFTVDASGEIEQLAHLVRPLSRRSNQIEANRALKFAEWKAANPGQEPDHSVLTAIDRWAWAAGRPNKPGKVDEARWTEIVRDELLELDPKVLGVRAATDVVPVHVGDLDRDLLAAQAIADADRRSAGTGGRFSHYDIRAGAGRAVAASGIVLDRALVSELLEDVVARAVATETVELSEDVDALPGHVKHFMAADTAVLKTQLADQLDLLVEAGEPVAVGAIDTIASRVLSDGRRLDEGQTNAAAAIAGSDRLVTVTGPAGTGKTTMLKVAAASLAEQGRQLIVVAPTKKAASVAGRETGATASSLHGLLYDNGWRFAPDAAGVQRWSQLTVGSVGADTGAIYEGPRKHVLQPGDRIVVDEAGMIDLNAARALAILAEQTGVGIAMVGDHLQASPVGHSGAMALTKQRSTAVVELTAIHRFKDPEYGQLSMRLRDPGSEEAAVGVARELYDGGHVACVSNDLDARARMVSGYFEAAGVGHSIALVTGTNSDAQLVNESIQSERVARGQLATKRLAEGQEGQRLLEGDVVQTRRNDSSTGVENRALWVVKKIRDGEIVLANASQAGDTRTVTREYGTKHLHLAYASTVHGIQGETTDVAIVGPGVDAAGLYVGMTRGRRHNESVVIAGSRSQVIDIVADSMRRGRVEITLDDSRVAAAAELSRAARSPEGVSAERVESMPVDDPRRPAILTARAEVHAQLEKLSGRLTRDRQTIRELDTRLAHRAALNHSAQITGGAQEPVDALQSSKVKLIERVEDDSAKRGQLAARYRKLSDALEKPAQPPVERSKVPTRDPARPTASVAADNEESGLSL encoded by the coding sequence ATGCGCGGAGGGATTGCTAGGTGGAAGCGAGGGGTCGCTTCTCAGGGTGTCCGACAGGCTCTTGATTACGCATTTGGCGGCACCTGCGACTCGCACATCACAGCCTCAGCAGGAGCCGAAGCGGCAGCCGGCTACACCGACGGCATGATGGAACGCTTCGTTGTCGAGGACGGAGTGACGGTCTCTGACTCGCTCAGCCGTGACCAGTTGAAGGCGTGGATCGGTGGTGCTGATCCGGAAACTGGAGAGCACCGCGGACGTGAGCTCCCGTCGCCCGAGGCTGACCTGTTGCTGGATGCAACGGTCAATTCTCCGAAGTCCTTTTCGCTTGCGGCTCTTATGGATGATGAGTTGGCGGCCGAGTTTGAGCAGCTTCAAGACCGTCTGCGGGACCGTGTGCTGCTGACCTGGCAGTCCGAGCTCAACGCTCGACGCGGCGCTGGCGGGGCAATCCGTGAAGAGCTCTCCCGCATTGAAGTGGTGGAGCTCAAGCATGAACGGTCGCGTTCTTTGGATCCTCACAAGCACCGTCATTTGTGGCTGAATATGAAGGTTCGTGGCGTCGATGGACGATGGTCAAACGTCGATTCGCGGGTGGCTTTGCGCTTCCAAACTGTGGTCAATTCTGAGGGCGATTTGGCGGCTCGTACTGACCCCGAATGGATCGCTGCGTTGGCGGCTAAAGGGTTCACTGTGGATGCCTCTGGAGAGATCGAACAGCTGGCTCATTTGGTGCGTCCGCTGTCGCGTCGGTCGAACCAAATTGAGGCGAACCGAGCGCTGAAATTTGCGGAGTGGAAAGCCGCTAATCCGGGTCAGGAACCCGACCATAGTGTGCTGACGGCGATCGACCGGTGGGCGTGGGCGGCAGGTCGCCCGAACAAGCCCGGCAAGGTTGACGAGGCTCGCTGGACTGAGATTGTGCGCGACGAACTGTTGGAGCTCGACCCCAAAGTTCTGGGTGTGAGAGCCGCTACTGACGTTGTCCCGGTTCACGTCGGAGATCTTGATCGTGACCTTTTGGCAGCCCAAGCGATCGCCGATGCCGATCGCCGTTCCGCTGGTACCGGTGGTCGATTTAGCCACTACGACATCCGCGCCGGTGCCGGCCGTGCCGTTGCTGCCAGCGGCATTGTCCTCGACCGAGCACTCGTTTCAGAGCTACTCGAAGACGTCGTCGCTCGGGCAGTTGCGACGGAGACCGTCGAACTTTCCGAGGATGTGGACGCTCTTCCTGGTCACGTCAAACACTTCATGGCAGCCGATACAGCAGTGCTGAAAACGCAGCTCGCCGACCAGCTCGACCTGCTCGTTGAGGCAGGCGAGCCTGTTGCCGTTGGTGCGATCGACACTATCGCCAGCCGTGTTCTAAGCGACGGCCGCCGACTGGATGAAGGCCAGACGAACGCCGCTGCAGCGATCGCCGGCAGCGACCGTTTGGTGACAGTCACCGGACCTGCCGGTACGGGTAAGACGACCATGTTGAAGGTCGCTGCGGCATCGTTGGCAGAGCAGGGCCGCCAACTCATCGTCGTTGCCCCGACCAAGAAAGCAGCCAGCGTAGCCGGTCGTGAGACGGGCGCCACGGCATCGTCGCTGCACGGACTGCTATACGACAATGGGTGGCGTTTCGCGCCGGACGCTGCCGGCGTTCAACGCTGGTCGCAGCTGACGGTTGGCTCTGTGGGTGCCGACACGGGTGCCATTTACGAAGGCCCTCGCAAGCACGTGCTGCAACCAGGCGACCGCATCGTCGTGGACGAGGCCGGAATGATCGACCTGAACGCGGCGCGTGCATTGGCGATTCTTGCCGAACAAACCGGAGTCGGTATCGCGATGGTGGGCGACCACCTGCAAGCCTCCCCAGTCGGACACTCGGGCGCGATGGCGCTGACCAAGCAACGCTCCACCGCAGTGGTCGAGCTGACCGCAATTCACCGATTCAAGGATCCCGAGTACGGGCAACTGTCGATGCGACTGCGTGATCCGGGCAGCGAAGAGGCTGCTGTCGGTGTTGCTCGTGAGCTGTATGACGGAGGACACGTGGCTTGCGTCTCCAATGATCTTGACGCCCGCGCCCGGATGGTTTCTGGCTACTTCGAAGCCGCAGGTGTTGGACACAGTATCGCCCTGGTCACGGGCACCAATTCGGATGCGCAACTGGTGAACGAGAGCATCCAGAGCGAACGTGTTGCCCGTGGCCAGCTCGCAACGAAACGACTAGCCGAAGGGCAAGAGGGCCAGCGCCTGTTGGAGGGCGACGTGGTGCAGACCCGCCGCAACGACTCCAGCACTGGTGTTGAGAACCGGGCCCTGTGGGTTGTGAAGAAGATCCGCGATGGTGAGATCGTCCTCGCTAATGCTTCTCAGGCTGGGGATACAAGGACCGTTACGCGCGAGTATGGAACCAAGCATTTGCACCTTGCCTATGCCTCGACGGTGCACGGTATTCAGGGTGAGACGACTGACGTTGCCATTGTCGGGCCCGGTGTGGATGCCGCTGGTTTGTATGTTGGTATGACGCGTGGCCGGCGCCACAACGAGAGCGTTGTGATTGCTGGTAGCCGTAGTCAGGTGATCGATATTGTTGCCGACTCGATGCGACGCGGCCGCGTGGAGATCACTCTCGATGATTCCCGTGTTGCGGCGGCAGCTGAGCTGTCCCGCGCTGCGCGTTCACCTGAAGGCGTTAGTGCCGAGCGGGTCGAGAGTATGCCGGTAGATGATCCACGACGTCCGGCAATCCTCACTGCGCGAGCAGAAGTCCACGCACAACTGGAAAAGCTATCTGGCCGACTTACACGCGATCGCCAGACGATCCGAGAACTCGATACGCGCCTCGCTCACCGTGCTGCGCTCAACCACAGTGCCCAGATCACCGGTGGTGCGCAGGAGCCCGTTGACGCGCTGCAGTCTTCTAAGGTCAAGCTGATCGAGCGGGTTGAAGACGATTCAGCCAAGCGCGGCCAGCTGGCGGCGCGTTACCGCAAGCTCAGCGACGCTTTGGAGAAGCCGGCACAACCGCCCGTCGAGCGTTCGAAGGTGCCGACGCGTGACCCTGCACGCCCGACAGCATCCGTGGCAGCGGATAACGAGGAATCCGGCTTGTCACTTTAG